The stretch of DNA TAGCCGGGGTTTGTCGTATTCCGTGTGCCGGAGCCGGTCTTCGTCGAAGTCTACCGGCACATCGAGGTGAATGGTTGCCAGTTGCTTCGACAATAGCCCCTGATCAGCAAAATTGATGACGTTTTCTTTGAGTTTTCCCTTGAGCTGATCGGCGTTGGCAATCAGGTTTTCGACGCTGCCGAAGTCGGCGATGAGTTTCTGCGCCGTTTTTTCGCCGATACCCGGAATACCGGGGATGTTATCGACCGAATCACCTACTAAGCCGAGCATATCTGTCACCTGCTCGATGTGTTCGATTTGCCAGCGTTCGCAAACTTCTTTTACTCCCTGCTTCTCAGCGGGTTTGCCCATAAACGCGGGCTTGTAAATATGAATGTGTTCTTCAACCAACTGCCCGTAATCTTTATCAGGCGTCATCATATAGACCTCAAAATCAGCCGCTGCGGCTTTCTTGGCAATCGTCCCGATAATGTCGTCGGCTTCGTATCCATCCATAATCAGGATCGGAATATGCATAGCCTCGATGATCTGCTTGATGTAGGGCGTGGCTACGCTGATGTCTTCGGGCTGCGACTGCCGGGTGGCCTTGTACATCGGAAACTGCTCGTGCCGAAAGGTCTTTTTCGAAGAGTCGAAAGCAACGCCGATATGGGTAGGTTTTTCCTTCTGCAAAACCTCGATCATGGCGTTCATAAAGCCAAAAATAGCCGAGGTGTTTACCCCCCGCGATGAGATGCGGGGCGACTTGCTGAAGGCAAAATGCGCGCGGTAAATGAGGGCCAGCGCGTCTAATAAAAACAGTTTTTTCTGTGGTTTAGCCATTCGCTATAGAGCAGTAATCAATCGGCCAAAGGTCGCGAGTCAGGGGCAAAAACCCTACCCGAAACTTGTTTTCTGACCAAAAAAACGGGGCTGTTGTCTATAAACACAACAGCCCCGCCGGGGTTTTGATTCCTGATTAGCTTATGGTAACAACACCCGGTCGATTTTGTGAATTACCCCGTTGGTGGCGTTGATATCCCGATTTTGCACCAGCGTATTTCCCGAAATGACGCCATTTGACAGCACACGCGATGCATTAGCACCGTTTCCTCGGCTAAGTATGGTAACGTCCTCGCCACTACCCGTTGCTACCGTGAGCGAACCACCACCGAACGTAGTAATGGGGCCGCTCGCCAGCGTGGGCGAGAAAACGCGGGCATTAGCCACAACGTGATTTGTTAGAATAGCCGTCAGCGTAGCTATGTTAGCCGCGTTGATGGCTGCCACGTCGCGGAAACCAGCGGCAACAAAAGCGTCATTTGTTGGGGCAAAAACCGTTAGTGGCGTTGTGCCGCCCAGCGCACCCGTTACGGCAGCCCCACCCCGCACAGCCGCTGCTGCTAAAAGTGACAGTTGCGGATCGTTAGAAGCTAACGCCAAAATGTTCCCTGCCGGTGGCAGCAATACGCGGTCAATGACGTGAATGACGCCGTTTGTAGCCTGTACGTCAGCCGTAACAACGCGGGCGTTATTGACCGACACCGAACCCGAACTGGCTTTAGTGACATAAATCGGCGCACTGCCCGACACCGATGTAGGTACCGCCGTTTGACCAGCCGCAATAGCCGAGGCCGGAATCGAGCCACTCGCTACGTGATAGAGCAGAATACTGGTCAGCGTAGCTACATTAGCCGCGTTAATGGCTGCTATATCACCCAAACCGGCCCGCCGAAAGGCATCGTCGGTTGGCGCAAAGACCGTGAACGGCCCTGTACCCGATAATGTGCTGCCTAAGTTGGCCCGCGTAATGGCGGCTTCGAGAAGAGTGAACTGCTGACCCGACGTAACAACCTGTGCAATGTTTTGTGGGGGCGGAATAGTTGGATTTTCCTCGTCCCAGCAGCCGGAAAGAGTCAGTGAGAGCGTTGCCGCAACAACAGCCAGCAGAGACACTTTGCGCCGAGTCAGCGCGGAGATGTTGGTTAGCATAAGTGTACTTATATGGTTTAATGAAGGAAGTAATAACCAGCAGGCCATTACGGTATTGTTGGCAAAACAGAATCGGGCATTTTTTGTTCAAAATACCCGATTCTGTCTGGAGCGACCCATTACAAATTGAGTCAATGCAGTTATCAGGGCAACAACACCCGGTCGACTACGTGAACAACACCGTTTGTAGCCGATACGTCGGGCAGAATCACCCGCGACGCCGTGCCGCCGTTGCCCCGGCCCGTTACGGTTACGCCCGTACCGCTAACGCCCATCGTTACAGTACCCGTCTGTAAGGTCGTTAGCGACTGTCCGTTTGTCAGTAGCGGTGAATACCCGCGTGCGCTAACAACGTGATAGGTCAGGATATTAGCCAGCGCGGTTGGCGCAGTCCCCTGAACTGTCGACAAAGGGAAACCAGCCGATACGAACGCAGCATCGGTCGGAGCAAAGACCGTTAATGGCCCCGCACCTGTCAGCGCACCACCTAAGCCAGCCCGCGTAACGGCGGCATTCAGAATGGTAAACGTAGCCGTTGGGAACAACGTCGAGACTGTTGTGAGCATAGCTGGTATGTTTCCAAGCGATGGAATCAGAATCCGGTCGATTACGTGAACGACGCCATTGCTGGCCGGCACATTGGCCTGCACCACCCGCGCACCATTGATCGACACCGAACCCGAACTGGTTTTGGTGATGAACGCACTACTGCCCGCCGACGTTTGCACCGACGTGTTAACCGCCGTTGGAATAGCTCCCGACTCGGTTCTGCCCGCCAGCACGTGGTACTGCAAAATAGCACCTACCACACCCGGATCTAAGGCATTAATCGCGGCAGCATTGAAGCCAGCCGCAGCAAAGGCGGCATCGTTAGGAGCGAATACGGTGAAGGGACCGTTGCCCGATAGCGTACCACTCAGCCCGGCCCGCGCTACTGCTGCCCGCAGTATGGTAAACTGACTGTTTGTACTAATTAGTTGGTCTATCGTTTGTAGCGGCTCTGTGGTGTCTTCGTCTTTTTTGCAGGAAGCTACGGTGAGCAGCAAGACAGTGAAAAGCAGCGGAGCCAATACCAGCCAATGGCCCGTCCGAATGGTTTTGATTGTGTACATAAGTCGTTAAACGATTGATTAAGTAAGGCAACTCGCCCAATACGCGACCAAAGGGTGCGTTTCATCCAAACGAGTTGCGTTTTTCTTTTGTTTAACTCATAGTACACAACGCTCAACAAATCTCACGGCTTTCACCGAAAAATCCGCTGAACGGTATAATTCTCATTCCCAAACGCACCTCACGCGGTTTCAGGTTCGGGGCGTTTTTCGCCAACGGGTTCGCGGTATTTCTGGAACGGTATTTTCAGCAGACTGCCGATGTGCGAATGTTCGCGTGGTTCGGGGTGGGTGTCGATGCCGTAGATCAGGTCTTTGCCGGGCATTTCGTGATAGGTGCCAAAGAGCCGGTCCCAGTACGGAAAAATATTGCCATAGTTGGTGTTCGTAACAGGCAACACGTAGTGGTGATGTACGTGGTGCATGTTGGGCGTTACGATAAACCAGCTTAACACCCGGTCGGCCCAGCGGGGCAGTTCGATGTTGGCGTGGTTGAACTGCGATAAAGCCACTGAAATGGCCTGATACATGAAAACCAGCCACATCGGTGCGCCCGTCAATAGCACGCCTACAGTAGTGAACGCGAACCGAATCACGCTTTCGCCGGGGTGGTGCCGGTTGGCGGTAGTAGTGTCTACGTAAGCGTCGGTATGGTGAATCAAGTGAAAACGCCACAGAAACTTCACTTTGTGTTCAACGAAATGCGGCAACCACGCGCCCACCAGATCGAGAAACAGCAGCCCTATAATGGCTTCGGCCCAAAGCGGCAACCGAGCGTCGGACCGTTCAAGCCACTGCAAGAGTCCGACGTTATTCTGCACGGCCCAGTCGCTGGTTCGCAGCAGGATAAACGCCAGCGCAAAATTGACCACGATGGTTGTGAGCGTAAAGAAAATATTGATGCCTGCATGGTGCCATTTTCGGTAACTAAACCGAATCAGCGGCACGGCACTTTCAATCAGCCAGAATACCGTAATGCCGCCCACCAGAATCAAACTGCGGTGCGACGACGGGATATGTTCAAAGTAATTGACGATACGCTCCATGTTTCGCCCTATTTTTTGTGGTTATTCTACAAAGATAACAACACAGCCGTAGCATTGGGTTTGGGCATTTAAATTTTCGGTCGTTGGTTTGTACAGTGAACAACCAACAGCCAACAACCAACATTTCTTGTTGGCCCATTAACTGTTGGTTGTTGGCTGTTAACTGCTAACTGAAAAAGATGCCTCAACCAAAATTTGCCCGCGAGTCAATGACGGTGATGACCGAAATGGTCTTGCCCAATGATACCAATACGCTCAACAATCTGATGGGCGGGCGACTGCTGCACTTCATGGACATTGCGGCTGCCATTGCCGCCCAGAAACACTCGAACCGGATCGTGGTCACGGCTTCGGTCGATAACGTATCGTTTGCCGAACCGATCCGACTCGGCAACATCGTGACAATGAAAGCGCAGGTAACGCGGGCGTTCAGTTCGTCGATGGAAGTATTCATCGAAGTCTGGGCCGAAGACATCCCGGCTGGCGTTCGGGTCAGCACCAACAGCGCGTTCTACACGTTTGTGGCCGTTGATCAGAGCGGCAGGCCCATCGAAGTCCCCGCCGTTGTGCCCGAAACCGATGAAGAGAAAGCCCGCTACGACAGTGCGTTGCGCCGTCGGCAGCTTCGGCTCGTGCTGGCCGGGCGCATGAAAGCGCAGGACGCTACGGAGCTTAAAAGTTTTCTGAACCAGGATTAGCCAAGATTCGCGGGATTAAACAGGATTTTACGCTGCGCTTACCTAATGACATCAAATAAGCGCAGCGTAGAATCCTGTTTAATCTCGTAAATCCTGGCTAATCCTGGTTCAGATAATTCTCAACGACTGCCAGCTTACCAACTGCCATTGTCCGTTTTTCTTCACGTACACGTCGGTATAGCGGAGCTTGAATTCGGTTGGCTTGTTGTCGTTGTTCATTTTCACGGCGCAGATGCCGTTCACAACCGCGGTATTGCCATACAATCGCACATGCTGCTCCAGCGGATCAAGGGCAACGTAGTTCGATTTACCCTCCACGATGTCCTGAATATACGTCTGTTTGCCTTCTGTTTTCCCGTTGGAATGGGTATACACCAGATCATCGGCCAGCAGCCGATTCATTACCTCAGCGTTTTTGCTGACCTGTGCAGCAAAGCGGGCTTTTTCAACGTCCAGAACAGCCTGTTTGTCTGCCGATTGCGCCCAAACGAATTGAGCCAGTAAGCATAGAAAAAAGGAGAGGAAAGTTTTCATCAGAATCATCAGAACCAGGATTAGCCAGGGTTTACGGGATTAAAACAAGATTTTACGCTTCGCTTACTGTTTTCGCAGAAAACAATCTTGTTTTAATCCCGCGAATCCTGCCGGGCCAGCGTTCTGGCTAATCCTGGTTCTGATTGGTAATAGCCTGATACACTAATACTTTGAACTTGTCGGACAGATCGCCGTAGCTGTTTGGGAATTTCTGGGTGTAAATCAGTGCCACGATACCTTCTTTAGGGTCGACCCAGTAAGTAGTGCCAAAGATACCACCCCAGTCAAAACTCCCCTCCGACACGGGCAACCGCGCCGACCCGCGTTCGGTGGTGAGGCCGAAACCCAGCCCAAACTTGTTTTGGCCCTGATATAAATCGCCGATTTGGTTGGTCGTAATCAGCCGCACAGTGGTTGGACTAAGAATTCGTCGGCCATTATACTCGCCCCCGTTTAGCAGCATTTGCAGAAAAACGGCGTAATCCAGCAACGTTGACGACAGCCCTGCCCCGCCCGAAAAATACGAGCCGCTTTGTTTCGGAAAATCGGGGGAAAGGCCGCCCTGCGCGGGTTGCCGCCGGAGTGTTCGGGTGGTATCTTCGGTGTACAGCGTCGTTAAACGGCTGTGTTTGCTGGCAGGCAGGTAAAAGTAGGTATCGTTCATACCCAGCGGCTCAAACAGGCGCGTCCGAAGAAACACATCGAACGACTGCCCCGACCAGATTTCAATCAATCGGCCCAGCAGGTCGTCGTTCAGGCCGTAGGTCCAGCGTTCGCCGGGCTGGTGGGCCAGTGGCAGTGCGGCCAGCGCGGTCATGGCTTCGTCGAGTTTGCGGTCGGGCGTGCCAATGCCGCTTGGAATGCGGTACTTGGCGTAAATGGCGTTCATTTCTTTCGAGCCAATTACCGGGTAGCCAATGCCCGACGTATGCGTGAGCAGTTGCCGAATCGTAATCTCGCGCCGGGCCGGAACAGTTGTGAACGTGGTGTCTTTGTCGTTGAATTTATCGAGTACTTTCGGGTTTTTGAAAGCGGGCAGGTATTTCGAGACGGGGTCATCGAGCAGAAATTTGCCTTCTTCAAACAATATCATGGCTCCAATGCTGGTAATGGCTTTGGTTTGCGAGGCAATGCGGAAGATGGCGTCGCGTTTGAGGGGCGTTTTGGCCTCAACGTCGTCTTTGCCGTAGCCTTTGTGGTAAACAATTCGGCCATTACGGGCAATCAGCACGGCCACACCGGCCTGTTTACCCGTGGCGATGTAGTCGTTCACAACAGCATCGACGCGTTGCAGCCGTTCGGTGCTCATGCCAACGGTTTCGGCAGAGGCTTCGCGCAAGGGCGATGTTGGGGCTAAGCGTCCATTTTTCTGGTATAAAACAGGGGCTACCTGCGCGGTTGCGCCACAAAAAAAACCGGCCATCAGGCCGGTCAGAACAAATACTTTCATGTTGTTACCGGGGGTTTGGAACTGGCACGAAGATACATTATTTCTTAGTTCCAGAAATTTGCTCGGTACGTTTTACAACAGCACCTGTACGCAGCCCCTCAGTAGTGGCAGTAATGGCAACCTGATTTTTCTCCAGCACGCCCGTTGCTTTAAACTCCCCTTCTACCGTTACGCCCAGCACGTTCATCTGGTCTTTGTTGCGGTCAATTACCCTGAACGTAGACCCTTCCAGTTCTGCCGTAACTTTAAGCGGGGTAGGTCGCCCCAGCGACATTTGCGTGTCAATGAGAATTTCTTTCGGATTCGAGCCTTTTGTAATGATGATGGTAGAGGTGCCGGTCTGCGAAGTGCCTTCAAAACCGCCCACATTCAGCGACGACGCAATGCCGCCTTCATACGTACCGACATACTGATCGCGGGGGTCAACGTCGTCGGAGCCGCCCGATTTTTTACAGGCCGTTGTCAGCGTACCAACAACAAGCAGTGCCAATAGCCCGCGATATAGCGACCGACTGGCAGTTGATATAGTCATGGTTGAAATGGTAAATGGGTTATGATTCATGATTTGTCTATCAAACGCCGTGCCGGTTTTTTAAGTATACTGATGAAACACGGATTTGACAGGGGACCACAGATTGAACAGAGTAGACGGATAAACACAGATGTTTGCTTTTGCTCTCCAAAACAGAAATCCGTGTTAATCCGTATAATCTGTGTTCCTCTATCAAAACTCAATCAGCAGGTTTTTACGCTCCTGCTGCAATGTCAGCGGCTCAGGCACAAACCGGGCGTTCATATTCAGGCGTTTGCACATTGCCAGCCAGTCGCGTTCGGGAACGATAAGAAAGCCGTTCTGCTGTCGAATTTTATAGTAGTCCGAAAAACGAAGCCGCACCAGCAGCCGCAGCATCGACAGTAGTTTGCCCTGCCGCAGCGACCGCCCCAGAATACTTAGCACGTCGCCCAGTACGCCTTCTTCCACAATCAGGTCACAGACAAGAGCTTTGGCACCCGGCGCGGCCAACGATTTTATGTTTGCCAGCAGTTGCTCAACTTCAGCGGCATTGCGATAATACTGCACCACGCTCATCACGATAATAGCATCAAACTGCCGCCCGGCCACGGGGCTGAAATCCAAATAATCATCTGCCGAAATATCGTGGAAAAACACGTTTGAGTGTTGCGCGTGTTTAGCGCGGGCAATTTCGTTGTATCGCGTCGAAATGTCCAGACCGTGAATTTCGCCCACCCGATTATACCAGGCGTCTTCGAGATTACCCGGCCCCGAGCCAATGTCGAGTACACGCATCGTTTTCGACAACGGAATATACTGTTCGACCCTATCCAGGAAATAAGCGTAATTGGTCGTCATCGAGTCGTCGAACTCGTTCTTGTTTTGCCAGAAATCCAGCCAGGTTGCAGACATGTCGTTTATTTTTTGAAGAGGAACACAGATTGGGCGGATTGGGCGGATGCACACAGATAGTTGCTTCTGTTCTCCGAAACAGAAATCCGTGTTGATCTGTATCATCCGTACAAGCTGT from Spirosoma montaniterrae encodes:
- a CDS encoding fasciclin domain-containing protein, which produces MLTNISALTRRKVSLLAVVAATLSLTLSGCWDEENPTIPPPQNIAQVVTSGQQFTLLEAAITRANLGSTLSGTGPFTVFAPTDDAFRRAGLGDIAAINAANVATLTSILLYHVASGSIPASAIAAGQTAVPTSVSGSAPIYVTKASSGSVSVNNARVVTADVQATNGVIHVIDRVLLPPAGNILALASNDPQLSLLAAAAVRGGAAVTGALGGTTPLTVFAPTNDAFVAAGFRDVAAINAANIATLTAILTNHVVANARVFSPTLASGPITTFGGGSLTVATGSGEDVTILSRGNGANASRVLSNGVISGNTLVQNRDINATNGVIHKIDRVLLP
- a CDS encoding fasciclin domain-containing protein: MYTIKTIRTGHWLVLAPLLFTVLLLTVASCKKDEDTTEPLQTIDQLISTNSQFTILRAAVARAGLSGTLSGNGPFTVFAPNDAAFAAAGFNAAAINALDPGVVGAILQYHVLAGRTESGAIPTAVNTSVQTSAGSSAFITKTSSGSVSINGARVVQANVPASNGVVHVIDRILIPSLGNIPAMLTTVSTLFPTATFTILNAAVTRAGLGGALTGAGPLTVFAPTDAAFVSAGFPLSTVQGTAPTALANILTYHVVSARGYSPLLTNGQSLTTLQTGTVTMGVSGTGVTVTGRGNGGTASRVILPDVSATNGVVHVVDRVLLP
- a CDS encoding sterol desaturase family protein, with protein sequence MERIVNYFEHIPSSHRSLILVGGITVFWLIESAVPLIRFSYRKWHHAGINIFFTLTTIVVNFALAFILLRTSDWAVQNNVGLLQWLERSDARLPLWAEAIIGLLFLDLVGAWLPHFVEHKVKFLWRFHLIHHTDAYVDTTTANRHHPGESVIRFAFTTVGVLLTGAPMWLVFMYQAISVALSQFNHANIELPRWADRVLSWFIVTPNMHHVHHHYVLPVTNTNYGNIFPYWDRLFGTYHEMPGKDLIYGIDTHPEPREHSHIGSLLKIPFQKYREPVGEKRPEPETA
- a CDS encoding acyl-CoA thioesterase, coding for MPQPKFARESMTVMTEMVLPNDTNTLNNLMGGRLLHFMDIAAAIAAQKHSNRIVVTASVDNVSFAEPIRLGNIVTMKAQVTRAFSSSMEVFIEVWAEDIPAGVRVSTNSAFYTFVAVDQSGRPIEVPAVVPETDEEKARYDSALRRRQLRLVLAGRMKAQDATELKSFLNQD
- a CDS encoding nuclear transport factor 2 family protein, with translation MKTFLSFFLCLLAQFVWAQSADKQAVLDVEKARFAAQVSKNAEVMNRLLADDLVYTHSNGKTEGKQTYIQDIVEGKSNYVALDPLEQHVRLYGNTAVVNGICAVKMNNDNKPTEFKLRYTDVYVKKNGQWQLVSWQSLRII
- a CDS encoding serine hydrolase domain-containing protein encodes the protein MKVFVLTGLMAGFFCGATAQVAPVLYQKNGRLAPTSPLREASAETVGMSTERLQRVDAVVNDYIATGKQAGVAVLIARNGRIVYHKGYGKDDVEAKTPLKRDAIFRIASQTKAITSIGAMILFEEGKFLLDDPVSKYLPAFKNPKVLDKFNDKDTTFTTVPARREITIRQLLTHTSGIGYPVIGSKEMNAIYAKYRIPSGIGTPDRKLDEAMTALAALPLAHQPGERWTYGLNDDLLGRLIEIWSGQSFDVFLRTRLFEPLGMNDTYFYLPASKHSRLTTLYTEDTTRTLRRQPAQGGLSPDFPKQSGSYFSGGAGLSSTLLDYAVFLQMLLNGGEYNGRRILSPTTVRLITTNQIGDLYQGQNKFGLGFGLTTERGSARLPVSEGSFDWGGIFGTTYWVDPKEGIVALIYTQKFPNSYGDLSDKFKVLVYQAITNQNQD
- a CDS encoding class I SAM-dependent methyltransferase; the protein is MSATWLDFWQNKNEFDDSMTTNYAYFLDRVEQYIPLSKTMRVLDIGSGPGNLEDAWYNRVGEIHGLDISTRYNEIARAKHAQHSNVFFHDISADDYLDFSPVAGRQFDAIIVMSVVQYYRNAAEVEQLLANIKSLAAPGAKALVCDLIVEEGVLGDVLSILGRSLRQGKLLSMLRLLVRLRFSDYYKIRQQNGFLIVPERDWLAMCKRLNMNARFVPEPLTLQQERKNLLIEF